TAAGAGTGAGCGGCAAACCACTGCATTCATTCATCACTTTTCTTGCTATTTCCTTCATCCTCACATCCGATGCAATAACATCTAAGTTAACATTCTCTTTGAAAAGATCCCATGCTTCTTGTGGCTCTAAGCATTCCACTTTAATCTTCTCATCGGCCCTCATCTTAGTGCACAATTCTTCAGATCGAGTAGTGAAAATCACTTTCCCCTTGTATTGTTTGGTGGACTTGTCATTACTACGAGGATGAGGAATCCCAAGTTCCACAAGATCTACTACAGCCCATATATCATCTAAgagcaatacaaaatttttagttttcaagAAATTGGATATGCCTTCTTTGCTAGACGAACTAATCAATTGCAATTTTATAGCTATCTCTTCCTGAAGCTTTTCCAACTGAACATCTTTTGTAGCCACTGTTAGTAAAAGTcgatctaatcaaattagggttagaaaaaatcgttctaatcaaattaggactatcaattacaattaattgatatttaatcaacaattgattaattatcaaggatcgatcacatgaacacatgaatatatgtgaATGATCAGGGTTACCTCAAAGAGATTTCACAAGCGCAAAATCCTCCAATGCACACACGCAATGTTCTCGAACTTTTCACCCTTGATCCGGAAGAAGTGATGGCTTCTTTTGCTCCAAGCAACTATTgtgaatattagggtttttgccGTAGCCGTCTTTTGATggcaatcaaaaattaaaaattaagaaaccctaatctcatatcacatatttatagggAGTAAATATATTCGGATAAGGTTAGAACATGTAGCGTGGACCCATTTGGGATCACTGCATCTTTAGCAAATTAGTCCatactaattttataatcacaatcatatccatcaacaaattgcaatttaatccaaagattagagatattcatatgtgagaccccaatataatattttacatattagtccctctatcaataaatattacataGAAGTGGGATAATTAGACCACCAATGACACTGTCGATCTCCACTTAATGTGTGTTTCTTTACACTATTggacataaaacaatttaaagaaaaatatataaatatatatatatatatatatatatattatataataaaatactttcaaaaaataaCCGGCCGGATTTTTAtccaacacataagaaacacaatctagaatattctctcctacaataggagtgatagatcccatcttggatgact
This genomic stretch from Dioscorea cayenensis subsp. rotundata cultivar TDr96_F1 unplaced genomic scaffold, TDr96_F1_v2_PseudoChromosome.rev07_lg8_w22 25.fasta BLBR01000474.1, whole genome shotgun sequence harbors:
- the LOC120254479 gene encoding probable disease resistance protein At1g52660, which encodes MVLLNEINELKEEQLQVSFVEEQPPIPVPASLKVVGRRIGSNLDVTCSYLADETVGMVGIWGMGGVDDIWAVVDLVELGIPHPRSNDKSTKQYKGKVIFTTRSEELCTKMRADEKIKVECLEPQEAWDLFKENVNLDVIASDVRMKEIARKVMNECSGLPLTLILDPVKP